In a single window of the Gossypium hirsutum isolate 1008001.06 chromosome D02, Gossypium_hirsutum_v2.1, whole genome shotgun sequence genome:
- the LOC107907897 gene encoding LOW QUALITY PROTEIN: uncharacterized protein (The sequence of the model RefSeq protein was modified relative to this genomic sequence to represent the inferred CDS: inserted 4 bases in 3 codons; substituted 3 bases at 3 genomic stop codons) translates to MKDNSEPALSTNKEAISNATMNLMESSILAQDERWRHAXHMQVGREVVFPVGNNSWKRLLIPRRLRSKRRNPPEEGLASDXLVDTAQTPTGGSSGEFSAMGESLTEQCRVEVEGPRVVNFFSRRRSNDGIWGISIVRRQIPGLNPGQAVETTKLEYGRGRGNFRWSGEMRRDRKEHQRRKHSAGPTLTLRDEISRLGSTFARMKLKGIDGGPHKRWRLDMPRILLKERGAFGNADTGGAWLSSARAVRCWTAGDKPEEGEDDVKSSCPLCPGRHTCYNGRDKGSRSREGDHTAVNSFPGLVHTARHTMGAGHARSRYLNRKEGDAEGRASDWSEVVTRALSHMDSSMCSSAPDPEMWIIQGTLEDRWGDSGEIQCRSNFLFTRGIXGGPGGPPRLLSSRXSIHPLSVYGQLSLEHRFRFGLNGKXKMEHLTTYLHRPRTTRSPXSFWGDGGIVPFEPFFFMLFPEVGESCNQ, encoded by the exons ATGAAAGACAATTCCGAACCGGCTTTGTCTACGAACAAGGAAGCTATAAGTAATGCAACTATGAATCTCATGGAGAGTTCGATCCTGGCTCAGGATGAACGCTGGCGGCATGCTTAACACATGCAAGTCGGACGGGAAGTGGTGTTTCCAGTG GGGAACAACAGCTGGAAACGGCTGCTAATACCCCGTAGGCTGAGGAGCAAAAGGAGGAATCCGCCCGAGGAGGGGCTCGCGTCTGATTAGCTAGTTG ACACGGCCCAGACTCCTACGGGAGGCAGCAGTGGGGAATTTTCCGCAATGGGCGAAAGCCTGACGGAGCAATGCCGCGTGGAGGTAGAAGGCCCACGGGTCGTGAACTTCTTTTCCCGGAGAAGAAGCAATGACGGTATCTGGGGAATAAGCATCG TCCGCCGTCAAATCCCAGGGCTCAACCCTGGACAGGCGGTGGAAACTACCAAGCTGGAGTACGGTAGGGGCAGAGGGAATTTCCGGTGGAGCGGTGAAATGCGTAGAGATCGGAAAGAACACCAACGGCGAAAGCACTCTGCTGGGCCGACACTGACACTGAGAGACGAAA TATCCCGCCTGGGGAGTACGTTCGCAAGAATGAAACTCAAAGGAATTGACGGGGGCCCGCACAAGCGGTGGA GGCTTGACATGCCGCGAATCCTCTTGAAAGAGAGGGGTGCCTTCGGGAACGCGGACACAGGTGGTGCATGGCTGTCGTCAGCTCGTGCCGTAAGGTGTTGG ACTGCCGGTGATAAGCCGGAGGAAGGTGAGGATGACGTCAAGTCATCATGCCCCTTATGCCCTGGGCGACACACGTGCTACAATGGACGGGACAAAGGGTCGCGATCCCGCGAGGGTGA CCATACGGCGGTGAATTCGTTCCCGGGCCTTGTACACACCGCCCGTCACACTATGGGAGCTGGCCATGCCCGAAGTCGTTACCTTAACCGCAAGGAGGGGGATGCCGAAGGCAGGGCTAGTGACTGGAGTGAAGTCGTAACAAG GGCTCTCAGCCACATGGATAGTTCAATGTGCTCATCAGCGCCTGACCCTGAGATGTGGATCATCCAAGGCACATTA GAGGATAGATGGGGCGATTCAGGTGAGATCCAATGTAGATCCAACTTTCTATTCACTCGTGGGAT TGGCGGTCCGGGGGGACCACCACGGCTCCTCTCTTCTCGATAATCCATACATCCCTTATCAGTGTATGGACAGCTATCTCTCGAGCACAGGTTTAGGTTCGGCCTCaatggga ataaaatggagcaCCTAACAACGTATCTTCACAGACCAAGAACTACGAGATCGC TTTCATTCTGGGGTGACGGAGGGATCGTACCATTCGAGCCTTTTTTTTTCATGCTTTTCCCGGAGGTCGGAGAAAGCTGCAATCAATAG
- the LOC121214734 gene encoding 30S ribosomal protein S7, chloroplastic, with protein sequence MSRRGTAEEKTAKSDPIYRNRLVNMLVNRILKHGKKSLAYQIIYRALKKIQQKTETNPLSVLRQAIRGVTPDIAVKARRVGGSTHQVPIEIGSTQGKALAIRWLLGASRKRPGRNMAFKLSSELVDAAKGSGDAIRKKEETHRMAEANRAFAHFR encoded by the coding sequence ATGTCACGTCGAGGTACTGCAGAAGAAAAAACTGCAAAATCCGATCCAATTTATCGTAATCGATTAGTTAACATGTTGGTTAACCGTATTCTGAAACACGGAAAAAAATCATTGGCTTATCAAATTATCTATCGAGCCTTGAAAAAGATTCAACAAAAGACAGAAACAAATCCACTATCTGTTTTACGTCAAGCAATACGTGGAGTAACTCCCGATATAGCAGTAAAAGCAAGACGTGTAGGCGGATCGACTCATCAAGTTCCCATTGAAATAGGATCCACACAAGGAAAAGCACTTGCCATTCGTTGGTTATTAGGGGCATCCCGAAAACGTCCGGGTCGAAATATGGCTTTCAAATTAAGTTCCGAATTAGTGGATGCTGCCAAAGGGAGTGGCGATGCCATACGCAAAAAGGAAGAGACTCATAGAATGGCAGAGGCAAATAGAGCTTTTGCACATTTTCGTTAA